The genomic interval CCCTCGGTCGTAACTTTGCCTTTTCCGACCGCGATCACCTTCGCCTCCTGCGGCTTCTCCTGCGCCGAGTCAGGAAGGACAATGCCCCCCTTCGTCACCTCTTGAGCTTCGAGGACTTCCACCATTATTCTGTCCGCCAATGGCTGTATCTTCATATTTATTCTCCCCCCTCCTGTTAATATTTACACCCTCTTCTAAACCCGTTATTAGCACTCAACCAAAAAGAGTGCTAACAAGGTATGATTATACTCAAGCCCGAAAATTTGTCAACTATTATTTTATGCAACGAAATGTTACTTCGCGTAGCGGCCCATGACGGAGCCCTCGGCCAGGATATTCCCTTTCATGGCCTCCAGGAGCTCGTCCCTGGTAACTCTCGCGCCGAGATTGAGGCGGGTGTCTAACGCATATACCTTAAAGTAATACCTATGGTTACCGAATGGCGGGCGGGGCCCGTCATAACCGATCCTCTTGGAATCATTCAGGCCCTGTATCGTTCCGTCATCAAGCGCTTCATGCGGCGGGATACTCTCTTTCAGCCCCCGCGATTTACCGGGAATATTGAAAACTACCCAGTGGGTCCATATGCCGATAGGGGCGTCGGGATCTTCGCATATGAGCGCAAAGCACTTAGTGCCTATAGGCGGCTTCG from Candidatus Omnitrophota bacterium carries:
- the groES gene encoding co-chaperone GroES produces the protein MKIQPLADRIMVEVLEAQEVTKGGIVLPDSAQEKPQEAKVIAVGKGKVTTEGKVVTPEVKPGDKVLFGKYSGTEIKVDGKEYLILKEEDILAIVK
- a CDS encoding YbhB/YbcL family Raf kinase inhibitor-like protein; translated protein: MYYIIAFVAVAVLFVIFQPCVCAKERVIEKLEVASSAFKEGEMIPKKYSAYGENISPEISWPKPPIGTKCFALICEDPDAPIGIWTHWVVFNIPGKSRGLKESIPPHEALDDGTIQGLNDSKRIGYDGPRPPFGNHRYYFKVYALDTRLNLGARVTRDELLEAMKGNILAEGSVMGRYAK